A region of the Gadus morhua chromosome 1, gadMor3.0, whole genome shotgun sequence genome:
AGCATGATATCAAGCCAAACAATTGCAATAACACCATATGCCCACCAGACAGCGACGAAGAATGGGTGTTCTTATTGAAGACAATTCACACATTTCCTCTGAAACCCTTTCTTAGCTACTCTACATTGATGTTAAGCAccgaaaaaaacaaagaaggtAAAATATTATGGGATTGGAATTGTCTTTCATGTAGTCAACAAAGGTTGTGGTAGACTGAAGCCCAACACAAGAAATGACAAGCGGTAGACTAAGCGGCGCATCGAAAAGAACTTCCCCATTATTCCGGGCGTTCTAGCCCACACCGGCGGCGGCGTCTAGCCGCGCGGCAGCGCTCTGCGGCGTGCCACCCCGCTATCCTTCACGCCActgttctattccctagcgtCGCTGCCCCTGAAAAAAGCGCTTTTTTaaagctggtttgtacatcccggCTTGATACAAGGTCCTGTACATATGGAGACTGTTGATGCAGTAGATTAACAATTCCCCACTGCAAAAAGAATGAGCAATGACTGTAAATAAAGTGACTAAACTGTAAATAAAGTGCCCGACAGTGCATAAAGTAACTATGAATGAATGTGACTGTCATTGTGAGCGCAAAGAGAGGATCATGGGCATCAGGGCCATATATGTAGTCATAAAACATCTGGTATAACGTTATGTTAACCTATACCGACCATGTTGGTTAATCACAACGGTGCTGCAGCGCGACGCTTCCTATTGGTGCTAAGGGCGGCAATTGACACGCGTGAAATGCGCACCGCGGCACTTCGGCACCATCCAGACGTGTACATTGACCAGTACCTGGTGGGCGACCCAGACCCCATGGACCCGTACATGGTAGGGGTCCGAGGACCCCATTGACCCGTACCTGGTGGGCGACCCATACCCCATCGACCCGTACCTGGTAGGTGTCCCAGACCCGTATGGTGCAGCGCAGCGGTAGCTCTCTCATCAGCAGGTTGTTCATCCAGCGGAACGCAAACTGCAGGTACTCCACCTCGTACCTCTTCAGGTGACCATGGATGTCCACTagggaacacgcacacacacacacacacacacaaacactatccAGAGATCCATGTGTACCAAAGCAGTCCACTCCTATGTTGACAGAGGAGCAGCTTACTGTCTATCCTGCTGACCAGTTCCTCCAGGTCCTTCACTTTGTTCTGGATTCCGGGCTGAGCAAACGTGTAGTTGTCCTTCAATTTGTCAAGACCGAAACAAGGCAGAAATAGGATGTCAGGTAAGGCAGACAATAAAGTGTTCATTTGCATGcactgggcgtgtgtgtgtgtgccaacctGTATTCCATCCAGCAGCTTGCTCATACACCAGAAGCTGTCTGCTTCAATGTTCCTCTGCGTCTCCAGAGGAAGGCCGGCCATCTCAAAGTTCTCCACATCCTCCTCTAGCAGAGCACAAGTTGAGAATTCATCACCAAATTAAAGACACAACTCAACGGCTTCGCTTTGATCCTGAATCGATAATGAATTTAGATCTACAAAGCACCAGCCTAAAGTAAGATGCAAGATCACACAATAATATATTCAAACTGAATGAAGAAACAGGATCAGAACACATTTGTTTGTAAAAAAGTAAGAAATTAGTAATACAACAAACCCCGATGAAAGTTTGAACAAATGGAACGCACTCGGCATACGACTGAATGGTAACCACTAAGTCCTTATGCTGATGCTGGATATGAGCACAAGACACAAGGTTCACTTACCCACAAATTCCGAAAGGAAAACTACGAAGAAGGGTGTGACCAGGTCGTTGATCCCCTGGACGTATCCACTGGCAGGGTGGCGGATCGCCCAGATGAACAGGATGCGCTCAAACACCTGCAGCACAAAGAAATAATAAATGGTTCATGTTAAGCTATGCTACTTGAGGAATAAGTATCGAAATATTGGTACTAGGTCATCAGAGCGTATGCTATACTGATACTGAACAGCCTTCAGTATCACTTTTTGTGGCGATGAGAACCAGCAACCAGTGCTTTCAATAAGATGTAACGGTCACTGTGACAGTGGTATAGGCTTTGTGAACACTCTGGCCCAACATGGTTCTAGAATGGATTGAAACAGCAGGTCCAGCTCGGGGCTGCTGTGTGAATGACCTCTCACCTCTTGCACCGTCGGCTGCTGGAACAGGGGGATCAGAGGGTTGGTTCTGGGAATGTCGATGTGGATCTGACCAGGAGACAGATTGGTAAACACAATGACCATTAGACTTATGCAATTTGTTTATGAAGCTCAGATTGTGTGTTATAATGGGGCAATCGGGTTGAGTTTGAATCACTGAAATATcacctgtctgtatgtgtctttgAAGTGCTCGTCTGTTCTGGAGTGGTAGTACTGCTCTATGAAGCCAAAGTActcgtctctcttcctcttcagcACCAGATCCCTGCGCTCCATGTTGGCAGGAAGGTAGCCCTTCAACATAAGAGGGTTAAGCACATTCAGGTAACAAGGAGGCTTGTTGAAAAGGAGCAGCCAGGTGAAGACGACTCATTTACAtctacatttaggggattttgatgacgcttttatccaaagcgacatgcaaccattcattcactcactcactcattcacacaccgacggcggagtcgaccacgcagggcgacagccagctcgtcggaagCAGTCGGCGTtggggtgtcttgctcagggacacctcgacgctcaaaggctaggaggagccgggcatCGAACTTGCAATCTTTCGGTTActagtcaacccgctctacctccggagCTACCCGCCTCAGAGAAAAGAAGGTTTCCTATGTTGGGACTCACAGAGAGAAGCCTCCAGGTGATTGGTCGGACCTCTCTTGGGATGCCTGACCAGCTGCTCTTCCGCAGCTCCTCTGAAAGCACAGCAGTGTGGAGTGACGGTGAGCATCGTGATTAGTGAGTATCGGCCACTCTGCAAGTATCAACAGCAATCCTCTGTTGCAGAGCTGGGTGTAGGTCTAATGTGTAGgtggtactgtgtgtgtttgtgtgaacagtATATCAGATCCCATTTTCCTGTCTTGAGTGTGCATACTTTAAATGGCGAAGCAATCCTGCTCAGTAGCCAGGCGTGCCATAACACCAGTAGGAAATAACTCACCCTTTTTAAAACATGATTCAATGACTGAGTACTTGATTGTTAAAAAACGCTTTACACGCGGTTATCCATGTTTGGAGTTTTTACCGACTACAAACTTCCCAGTATCTCAAACCTACAGAAGGAATCGTTGAtgccttaaaaataaaaaataaataaaattaaaataaagttgaatcaaatcaaatcaacacCAGACATCACCAACATCAGTAAATTGCTTGTCACGAATGATACATCCAGGGAAAGCAATAATATGTAGCTCCACACAATAATGAGGACAACGCGTGCGGTGGTCTCCCTCTTACCCAGGTCGGTGTTGGGGCTGGCCAGCAGCTGGCGGAACTTGTCCTGCCGACTCTTCTCTCGCACCGTCATGGGCGGCGCTCCCGACGCGTTCTGGTCCGAGATGCGTGCGATCAGCGGGATGATGGGTCTCATCGGGAGGGACTTCTGCTTCTGCAGCGTGGATCGAACTAGGCGGGGCAGGAGACCAGAGGACAGAGCACAGAGTTATCTAATCCGGTATAGGTTGAACcggacccctccctcccccggtcATCTCCCGTGATGCCGGGTGAGGTTGGCCCGTTCAGACGTGGTGCAGCAGCGAGCGTGGCGAACCTCTCCACATAAGTACCTGAGGAATCGCCGAGGTGGGCATCACTGCTGGACTTGCCCACCCTGCCATTGAACTCTCCgcattcttcctcctctccttcgtcCTGCTGCGCCTCTTCCTCGCAGTcaggctcctgctcctcctgggggTTCAGGCCGGCTGCCCCCAGAGGAGTCAGGCGGTCAGCGAGGTCCGCCTGGTGCAGGGACGGCCCTGGGTACTGGAAAACACGGCAGACAAGCAAGACAATTTTATTCTAGTTCTTTTCATCCGTCGTCGTGGATCTCGGTGACAAAGAGTAGTGCACATTATTACCAGACCAACAGTAATAAAGAAACACCTATGATCAACTGTTCTAGCGTCGGGTCCAACCACCACGGCAGACCGATTTTTCTAGGTCCATGCGAGGGAGAAGCTGCTTCTAAACCAGCAGAGTACAGAGCTATCAGGGCCGTCACCTGctggagaggtggggaggggtgCAGGCCGGGCGTCAGTGACGTCTGATGGGCAGCCAGGAAGTCTTCgtcctcctcatcatcgtcGATATCCCAGGCATCGTTGGTGCTACGCGCAAATTCGTGGAAACTAGAGGGCTTCTTGGACTTCAGATTGCTGAAGTTTGGCTTGGCAGCTTCTTTGGCGAACCTGAAAAGCCATAATGTCAGATGAATTCATTAGTGGTGCGTCACGAGAGTTTAAAAGGTGTGCCAAACAACGTGCTTCAACAATCACGCCTACAACAATATGACAGACAGGACATTTTCCATAACGACATTCTTGTACTCTTCCATCTAGCAACTAATTCATTTGATTGTAGTAATTTAATTAGTGGAATAATAACAGAATGAGGAACAACATGTAGAAAAAATAACCTTGCACATCTGACAAGGCACCGTGCACAACACAAATGATAATAAATCGAGAAAATAAACAACGCATTCATTTGCATGTCCACAATGCAGCCCAAAGGCAAAACACAGTCCCAAAAACCACAGCGATGTCGGCCATACAATAGCCAAAATGAAAACGTCCACATGGATGGCATACGACCATGCAGACGAGTTGTGGCGAGCACTTACGTGCGCCGCAGTCGGGGGTCGAGGGGTGGATGCTGAGCTCCATAAACTGGCTGAATACTGGAGGAGACGAGAAACGCGTCCTATCAATACTGCCACACAATAAACATACTTTTCATGTCTTTGACTGTTATCTTTGGAAAGGCATCAGGGAATTAGATAGTGTGGGCTTCCTTAGATATCAACATGACTCAGACCAAGCAAGCCTACATTTGCCCAGTGTAGCTTGTAACAATTTCTCACTCCGTCCGTCCCCTTTGAATACAATCAGAATGAGGACTAATATAACGAATGCGGTCTAACCAAACCAGAACCAGTGAACAGCTTGCATGGCTCTGACTACCGCTCACTTCCACCCTGCCAAGCACATTCTGTTCATCAGTTTGCACGCTGCCAGATTCTTAGCAGTTGGCCTCTGGTCCAAATGTTCTGCAGACCCCCTGCACCTCACCTGGCCCAGCCCCGAACCCTAAAACATGATGCTTTTGCCATCTAGGATGATCCAGATTGTATCGACAAGAGCAATTTGTCTTTCAACATCCTAGTAATTTCAAACTGTTTCATAGAAAAGATAATGCATGACTATTTATTCACATTGCAAAGTTGCCAAATATTCTGATGTTTGGGGTCGGCAGTAGGAGATAGAGCGGGGTGGCTGGTAATTACAAGGTTGcgagttcaatccccggctcctcctagctgagtgtcaaggtgtccctgagcaaggcacctaacccttactgctcccgacgagctggctgttgttTTGCATGGTttactccgccgtcggtgtgtgaatgcggTGTGTGAATGCTTTACAACATccaatattgtaaagcatttTCAATAAAAGCATTATATAAATACAgttcatttaccatttaccatttaccaatGAAGGTCGAGAGCCTAGATAGGAGTTTGAAGTAGTTTGATCAATGCTTGGTTTAGTCAGAGCAGATCCAAAAGCAGCGCTTCAACAGTGCAGGGTAGTCTAGGTCTATATCAGTTAATTCCCTGTACATCGGAAAAACACGGGCAAGCCTATGAGATGAATTATAAAACCTGTAACCAGATAGATTCAACATCAACGTATTCCTAGAGCAAGCTAAGAGTTTGCTCTGCCAGAACTGGGTCTGTTTACTATCTGGCTCAGAGTCCTCTGTTTACTAGGCTCAATCTTGTTTTATCAGGAGCTGCTCAAGGACAGGCAGTTTGAGCGAGCCAGTTGCCTTTCCTGTTCAAACATAGGTTTCACCGTATGTTGTGTTTTGCTCCCCAGCTTTTACACCAACCACCATTGGGAAAGATGAGTGTGCGTGACAAAGGGACCCCGCCCTCTTCTTACAGATGGgttcttctcagattaccctGAACAGACTGGTTACTGGTTGCTgcatccccctccccaccaagcTTTCTACAGTTTGGAAAGGAATAACTAAGTATTTGAATAGACAAAGATACACATATTAACATCTAGCACTCATATAGAATATCCCCGTTCAAGGTTTCGTGACGAAATAGTTTATTTCCGGGGATAATGTGACTAGTAGTAACAGCCGCTAAGTAGCATCAAATTGTACACGTTATGAACGTGTAACACAAAGATAGGGTAAGGTCATAGAAATGCAACCTTCATTGCATTGGCGTAACGTTATTGTTGGTAGGTATTGATAAACCATAGCAGTTCAGACTACATTTAGGCCTTGATCTAATATCCTACCAAACTCTATTATGAGGAAATAAACGTTGAAGATCAACTTAATTAAATATGCTTACACACAGCAGTTGTGACACACAGGTTGTTGATGTAAAGTTACTGAACAGCAGTAACCGCTGGTCTGAAACATATGGCAGAGTATACACATCACAGCTGCTTCTGGACCTCTCCCATACATAGTTTTAGTTTATAGATGAAAGGTCTCCGTATGAGTCTATCAATTAACGGGTCACCTTATTAGTCTCCTTAGGAGTCTATAGATGAAGGGGTCTCCTtatgactatatatatatatatatatatatatatatatatatatatatataaagggtCTCCTTATGAGTCTATAGATGAAGGGGTCTCCTTATGAGTCTCCTTATGAGTCTATATACAATGGGTCTCCTTAGTGGTCTACAGACCCGTGGTGTTTAGTTCCATAAAGCCCCGCTGGTCCTgggtacctaaccctaacccgttcCCAGCACTTCTCCCCTGAGTCTGACAGCCTGGGTCTGAGATGCCCTCAGCCCGGTGGATCCTAACCGCAGAGTCCCATCTGGGGGAGAACAGACTTATAATAATGAGCCTACCTTCCGGGAACCTTGACGTTCCTCCTCCAGAAGTGGATTCGGTTCTCGGTCGCCATACTTCAATAGTCCGTCACACCGAGTCTACCCAGACCGATACCTCATGGGGGTCCGTCTCCGTGGTCAACCGGCGATACCGTCCCGCCGCTTGGCCCCTTTTACCTTCCCCAAAGTTTGTAGtcctttaaaaatgtttttgtgttaAATTATGATGATGTACGATACCGAGCGCTggaggccgccatcttggatcacCCAGAAGCAGCCGTATGATTGGCTGACGGGTCTAACAGGTGATTGGCGGATGAGTCTGCCAATCAACAGGTGCACAGAAAGTTACTCATGTAACTTATATTTACTGATCCATCTTCTGTTCACCGATCTTTATTAGTGGTTCATAACGTTTACTTTGTAATATGCATTATTTGTTGACTGATGAATTGTTCATCTGGCAAGGAGCCTCTGACAATGTGGCTAGGGCAATAATTTGTCTGACCACTAATTCATTATTACATTACAACCAAGCCTTGTATTtgctttattattattcatatttttgtaaACCTGGTTTATATCCCACTCTAGTTATCAATGTTTAGGTTATGATTCGAATCAATAAGCCGCACAATATAATCAGTAAGTATCACATTGCCTGGTCCCTCAGAGGTTAATTTACTCTGCTTTTCATTCAGAAAGCTCAGTACAAAGCAACTTCTCCTTTTGAGGTAGTTTACCCTGATTTGTTTTACGCTTCTCCTTTCTGGTGTAGGGATGCATTATTGCCTTTTAGTCACAAGAGGGCAGGCATTTTCTACTGCCGTACCACATAATGGGAAGACCAGTCTTTATCTAGGCCTTGTCCCACAGATCTAGGGTCTTTAAAtcttacttttaaccatgatCAATTCATTCACATGTTGTATATGATAAATTCCACAAATACCAGTAGAATGGTTCTATCTGGTAGGCCTCCCTCTCAATGTGCTTTTTCAATTTCACAAGGCAAAAGCTTATAGAAGTGAACAACCAAATTAGACCCCTTTTCATATTCAAATTGTAACATTTGGATATGGTGGAGGGATATGGGTTTTGCTGGACACACTGAAATTGCAGGTGCTCTcctgcatttgtttgtttatggaaATCACTGCAACTACCGGCAAAGGCTCTCCAACTCCCCCCCTCGTCCAACAGCATTCAAGAGACAACATTCAGGTGAGACAACATACAGGTGAGGCTCCTTTTGTCCATCCTTCTCCGTCCAAATTCCACGGCAGCTCTAAGTGTTCAGTTCCTCGATCCTTCAGCACCTTTCTTTGCTTTAACATTCGGTCTTTACCCCACAATATCCTATCAGCTCCTAATGTTTTCCAGGCTCTTTGAAATTCAACTCCCTTGGAATAcgtattttgtctttatttataGTGGTGTGGTTAACTCATACACCAGAGCTGTTATGAAACGAGACGGCAGGGAGAAGAAACTCTCTTGTAGTCACAAGACACGGAAATACAAACTGTTTTTGGGGAACTGCCAGAGTCCGTTCATTTAGAAAGAGGAGTTCTGAAGTTACTTTGAACCTTTAGCTTTCCCTTCAGTCGTCCAACTATCCCATGGGTCCCATTCTTAGATGGAGCTCCTTCTTTTCATGATTTACATGTGTATATTTTCTTAAATAGATTGAGAGGTGGCTATTGAAGAAGTCAGATGTCATTTTTCGTTTActaaaaaataacttttactgTGTCAGGACTCATGTTAAAGCCCCTAGCCATGTTGGCGTCCTCTCTGAATTGATAGCATTGTGACTCTTGTCTCCCTCCATGAATGAAGCAAAAACATCATTATTTTAGAAAAGAGGCACTTTCTGCTTTCTTTCAGTTGCTCCTGTCTTCCCCTAGTAGTGGATGTTGACACTCTTGAACACTCTTGAACACCTTTCAGTTATTTTGTAAGTTAAGGGAACGCTGATAGAAGAGTAATTTAGACATCCAAAAATATTAGCAGAATATTACATTGCGTAAACCTTGTTGAAATTTAAGTCAAGAAAAAGTTTGGTTACATAAATTGGATTTAGAAAAGGGAggtatttttgtatttgtttacctTTCTTGGTCTTGGAACTATATTTGTAGTTTTTGAAATTTTCATTGGTTACTGGAGAATGGCAAGGAGAATACAAAAGTGGTCTTGTTATTTATATGCTGTAAACAACAGCCAGAATAAAGATAATGTTGGCATGTCCTTATTCTGTGTTTGTCCTCTACAGAGAAAAGGGGATGTGGAGCCTGGCTTCCCATCTCAAGGTCAAAGGGTCATCTGTGTCAGTAGCCTAATGCCCACAGCAAGGCAATACTCAGGCCATGGAGGATAGGGAGTTCTCAGAGAAAGGTAATCATATACattacatatgtgtgtgcatgttttcaaTGTTACCACTAATCACGCAGTGCTGCACTGTTTATGGACAGATTGCCTTTATTCTGCAACGGACAGACCTAATCATGAACACACATATTTCATATCACAACTGACTATTCCTGGCAATGGTACAAGATTTTTTTTCTGCTACTTCCTCTTTGAAATCATACTtttgtacatgtgtatgtgcatgtgtgtgtgtcggtgcaacacagaaacagaaagtgAGATGTAAACTAAGACCATGCCATGTGTGAGGTTGTGCACTTATCGTAAAACCCCTCTTGGCCGAGGTGTGACGGTGTTTACTACCCGTCTGCTTTTAGCAAATATTCATTGTTGTAAAGACTGTGCAGCTATTGCTTATAATGCATCATcaatcaacacacaaacacacacacacacacacacacacacacacacacacacacacacacacacacacacacacacacacacacacacacacacacacacacacacacacacacacacacatactcacacatgcatggatACAATCATCTCCCATAAACAGGGAAGCCACCCTTTCTACACTCAGTTACTCAGTTCAATTGACATGCTCAGTTTGGCTTAGTGCGATACCTtatatgcatgtgtgattgtgtgtgtgtgtgtgtgtgtgtgtgtgtgtgtgtgtgtgtgtgtgtgtgtgtgtgtgtgtgtgtgtgtgtgtgtgtgtgtgtgtgtgtgtgtgtgtgtgtgtgtgtgtgtgtgaacatatttATGGATAGgtgggtgtttgggtgtgtgggtgggtgtgtgagtgtgtgtgatgtgtgagtgtgtgcgtgtgtgtgggtgtgtgtgtgaacatatttATGGGTAGgtgggtgtttgggtgtgtgggcGGATGTGCCCAGCGGACTGAGTTATGAATGTGAAGGGAGTGAATGGCATTTGACCATGCACGTTGTGCTTCATGAGATGAGCAGGGTTTAATGACGCTGTCACCAGTAAATGGGCTCTGATTTGTAGCACAGCTGGCATACCCCACTCTGATCCCAGGCcttctggagacacacacacacacacacacacacacacacacacacacacacacacacacacacacacacacacacacacacacgcacacacattcacagctgtgtgcatatgtgcaccTAAACAGCCATGTTAAACCTTTACATCTTGCACCTAAACATCCACATTAAACCTCTACATGTTCATGGTGGGGTTCATGTGGATTGCCATTCTGGCACAAACAGTCTCATTAAGGTCTGGTGTCGATGCCGGTCTAAGTAATTGCAATAAAAAGAATAATCAGAGAGAAATTATGGCCGCTTCGATGGAGGCAGGAGTCACACATTAGATTTCATATCCAATCAATGCACCTATTCCGTCGGGGCACCTCTGATCTATACACATTGTAGACCGCATGGAATGGATTCccttccactcacacacacacacacacacacacacacacacacacacacacacacacacacacacacacacacacacacacacacacacacacacacacacacacatagtgttgGATTTATGAAGGTCTTACTTGgccctctgctctcccctctcGTGATAaacctggtgtgtgtgcatattgaTTGATGATTGGTTCAGTCTTCGTCTGACATCACAAATTGTGCCTGATCGGACATTAATCAGTTTTCAGAGATTCTTTATTGAAACTCTGTGGAATCGTCATTCGAGCCAATGCACACCATTTCAGAGTATAAGTAAGTAAGTCTTCAACTAGGAATCACACATTGTGTGCAGGACGGGTTTAAAAGCCTGAAACCTGGTTTACTTCTTGCTTTGCAAGAAGACATACAAAGGGATTCGTGTTTTCATCAATACAATTATATCACCCTGCCTGAGAGCCAAGCGGAAATCTATTTAAGATATGGATAAATGCTTTAAGAGATATATGTTTTCTCTGACGTTGACAAACCTTTGGCTTGTTATTTCGTTTTATCCCAATACAAAGATGTTTAGCAGTATTATTCCATTGTTGTCTCACAATCCCTATAGTTCAAAAACTAGTTTGTATTTCTGCGTGGAAGTGAAACAGTGCTATACTTGGCCAGCAGATGTCTCTGTTGTTGAATTTCATTAACTGTAAGCGACCAAGAGGCTAAAACCAACGCTCTCTCTTTTCATTCTCattcatttctttgttttacTCTACTTTCTTACGAACTCCTTGATGAGTTCACTTAGCTCTATTTACATATGTGCGTTTAAATGGATGGTGTGTGATACTCAGTAACTCTAAGAACGGTTTGGGTTTCGATGTATTTAGCATGTAATTCCCCAGTTGATTTGATTCCCCTTTTATTGAAACACATCTGCCTGTCTTTGCCTCCCTGTCACCCCCCAatcgccccccgcccccttgtttgtttgttccaaGGATCACAACAAGCCGTTCCACTCCTGCGTGTTGCACCTTGTTGACTCCAGGCTCATTAGCGGCCCAAATGAATATGACGAGTTGTGACATTAGGCTACAGCTGGAACAAATAGGCCAGccgctccctctcctgctccgccaatttatctctctctccatcacacacacacacacacacacacacacacacacacacacacacacacacacacacacacacacacacacacacacacacacacacacacatacacatacacacacacacacttttctttttGAGGGTGATGGTCGCTGGGGTTGATGGGTTTGCAACAATATTGGAAATGTAGATGGGCCCCGTGTTTTGAATTGGATTGCACGCTTTGATGCAGAGACAGATTGTGAACTGTGATTTTATTAAATCCTTCATTAGGATTCATCAGCGAGATTGGATCAGAAAAAGGTCACTGTGCAGATgtgctctcccccctccaacccctctgtctctctctctgtctctctttctctctgtctctctctgtctctctctgtctctctctctctctctctctctctctctctctctctctctctctctctctctctctctctctctctctcactctcactctcactctctctctctctctctctctctctctctctcgctgtatctCTTCAGTGTTCCTTTACTgcatgcccctctctctctcgctgtctctctttctcgtccCTCGAAACAAATTTGCTGTGAAAATGTGTAAAATGATCATGGTGGGCCTGGTAGAGAGACACAAGGTGAAAGTGAcattagcccccccccctctcagagccATAGAGGCGGGCCGCGGCACGACGGTCTTGCCACAAA
Encoded here:
- the tbc1d22b gene encoding TBC1 domain family member 22B isoform X2, with amino-acid sequence MATENRIHFWRRNVKVPGRFAKEAAKPNFSNLKSKKPSSFHEFARSTNDAWDIDDDEEDEDFLAAHQTSLTPGLHPSPPLQQYPGPSLHQADLADRLTPLGAAGLNPQEEQEPDCEEEAQQDEGEEEECGEFNGRVGKSSSDAHLGDSSVRSTLQKQKSLPMRPIIPLIARISDQNASGAPPMTVREKSRQDKFRQLLASPNTDLEELRKSSWSGIPREVRPITWRLLSGYLPANMERRDLVLKRKRDEYFGFIEQYYHSRTDEHFKDTYRQIHIDIPRTNPLIPLFQQPTVQEVFERILFIWAIRHPASGYVQGINDLVTPFFVVFLSEFVEEDVENFEMAGLPLETQRNIEADSFWCMSKLLDGIQDNYTFAQPGIQNKVKDLEELVSRIDMDIHGHLKRYEVEYLQFAFRWMNNLLMRELPLRCTIRVWDTYQAEAEGFSNFHLYVCAAFLIEWRKEILSMVDFQGLLMLLQNLPTIHWGNEEVGLLLAEAYRLKYMFADAPNHYKR
- the tbc1d22b gene encoding TBC1 domain family member 22B isoform X1 encodes the protein MATENRIHFWRRNVKVPGSIQPVYGAQHPPLDPRLRRTFAKEAAKPNFSNLKSKKPSSFHEFARSTNDAWDIDDDEEDEDFLAAHQTSLTPGLHPSPPLQQYPGPSLHQADLADRLTPLGAAGLNPQEEQEPDCEEEAQQDEGEEEECGEFNGRVGKSSSDAHLGDSSVRSTLQKQKSLPMRPIIPLIARISDQNASGAPPMTVREKSRQDKFRQLLASPNTDLEELRKSSWSGIPREVRPITWRLLSGYLPANMERRDLVLKRKRDEYFGFIEQYYHSRTDEHFKDTYRQIHIDIPRTNPLIPLFQQPTVQEVFERILFIWAIRHPASGYVQGINDLVTPFFVVFLSEFVEEDVENFEMAGLPLETQRNIEADSFWCMSKLLDGIQDNYTFAQPGIQNKVKDLEELVSRIDMDIHGHLKRYEVEYLQFAFRWMNNLLMRELPLRCTIRVWDTYQAEAEGFSNFHLYVCAAFLIEWRKEILSMVDFQGLLMLLQNLPTIHWGNEEVGLLLAEAYRLKYMFADAPNHYKR